The following proteins come from a genomic window of Synergistaceae bacterium:
- the ftsA gene encoding cell division protein FtsA, with protein sequence MPGKSDNLIVGLSIGTTKTFMIVAEKNPNYPDSVQVIGFGPAPSKGITKGIIVNLPDARQSVMRALQEAQSITGVPAKRLKNVIVAFNAHNVKSEPTHGMITLGGRESRAVSEEALRNVIARARDLVSMRSDICALHMIPTRYELDGQNVDDPLDMNGNKLDVWLQTVTFPMTFVQNVVSCVRGADLNVKGLVLKPLAASLGAIYEDEMRVGCISINIGGGTTGIVLYRGGRAFHVTSIPIGGEHVSRDLAMVLHLTLREAEFLKKKLFVDSEDELRSRGIDVDTAFQVVVARLEELFDVYIRNALAECTPQNFPGGIILSGGVALMPGIDVMMENILQMPVRIADRPIYNMPDGLDNAAYVDLAGILKYASITDRDPYVFMKPEQPLPGLSVQSDEQQEQPKKRSRFFGGIPDEEEDEEETPQPDSREEDEEPEETDDDDDEPRESVGDKLKRFLHDIGKMF encoded by the coding sequence ATGCCGGGAAAATCGGATAACCTAATTGTAGGGCTGAGTATTGGTACAACCAAAACTTTCATGATAGTTGCGGAGAAGAACCCGAACTATCCAGATTCCGTTCAAGTGATCGGATTCGGACCAGCACCTTCAAAGGGTATCACTAAGGGCATAATTGTGAATCTTCCTGACGCCCGGCAGTCAGTGATGAGAGCCTTGCAGGAAGCACAGAGCATAACCGGCGTTCCGGCCAAGAGGCTGAAGAACGTCATCGTAGCCTTCAACGCGCACAACGTGAAGAGCGAGCCGACGCACGGCATGATCACGCTCGGAGGAAGAGAGTCCAGAGCAGTAAGCGAGGAAGCCCTGCGCAACGTCATAGCGCGGGCGCGGGATCTTGTCTCGATGAGGAGCGACATCTGTGCCCTGCACATGATACCGACGCGCTACGAGCTCGACGGACAGAACGTTGATGACCCGCTGGACATGAACGGCAACAAGCTCGACGTGTGGCTTCAGACAGTAACCTTCCCCATGACTTTTGTGCAGAACGTAGTCAGCTGCGTAAGGGGAGCAGACCTCAACGTCAAAGGCCTCGTGCTGAAACCGCTAGCCGCGTCTCTGGGGGCAATCTATGAGGACGAAATGCGTGTAGGCTGCATCTCCATCAACATCGGCGGAGGCACGACAGGAATCGTTCTCTACAGGGGCGGGCGTGCTTTCCACGTAACGAGCATTCCTATCGGCGGCGAACACGTCAGCAGAGACCTCGCGATGGTGCTTCACCTGACTTTGAGGGAAGCTGAGTTCCTGAAGAAGAAGCTGTTTGTCGACAGCGAGGACGAACTCAGGAGCAGGGGCATCGATGTAGATACAGCGTTTCAGGTGGTGGTTGCGCGCCTCGAAGAACTGTTTGACGTGTACATCCGCAACGCGCTGGCCGAATGCACTCCGCAGAACTTTCCGGGGGGGATAATTCTTTCCGGCGGAGTGGCTTTGATGCCGGGCATTGACGTGATGATGGAGAACATTCTGCAGATGCCTGTGCGTATCGCTGACCGCCCGATCTACAACATGCCGGACGGCCTCGACAATGCCGCCTACGTTGACTTGGCCGGAATCCTGAAGTATGCCTCGATCACCGACAGAGACCCCTACGTGTTCATGAAGCCGGAACAGCCTCTGCCGGGACTGTCTGTGCAGTCGGACGAACAGCAGGAACAGCCCAAGAAACGTTCGCGGTTCTTTGGTGGGATTCCCGATGAGGAAGAGGACGAAGAGGAGACACCCCAGCCCGACAGCAGGGAAGAGGACGAGGAACCAGAAGAAACCGACGACGATGACGACGAACCCCGCGAGAGCGTCGGCGATAAGCTCAAGAGATTCCTTCACGACATAGGCAAGATGTTCTAG
- the murB gene encoding UDP-N-acetylmuramate dehydrogenase, whose translation MLLNNLQTTLPDITIHKNVPLSPLCTLGVGGEAEFFAAPSTIEQMHILFAEAVKEGCPVYVLGGGSNVLFPDGLVKGIVISTQNLTAIEWRTNLTADIDAGFKLPLLMKEVREHGLAGMEFAAGIPGTLGGAIAGNAGAGGHGVCELLDEVIAVEPDGSIRMWHSNEIAYSYRRCSLAGEKRVIVSARMTFRKATPKDADVLESYLLRRGTQPHGLRNAGCTFKNPDGNSAGKLLDEAGCKGLRAGDAVVSDVHANFILNRGHATSSDIMELVKQCSQRVFDSTGIRLEPEIKILDPCFSVS comes from the coding sequence ATGTTGTTGAATAACCTGCAGACCACTTTACCAGACATAACGATACACAAGAACGTGCCGCTTTCTCCGTTGTGCACGCTTGGTGTGGGCGGCGAGGCTGAATTTTTCGCAGCTCCTTCGACCATCGAGCAGATGCACATACTTTTTGCTGAAGCAGTAAAGGAAGGCTGCCCCGTATATGTTCTTGGAGGAGGAAGCAATGTACTTTTCCCCGACGGCCTCGTCAAAGGCATCGTAATTTCCACGCAGAACCTCACAGCCATAGAGTGGCGGACGAATCTCACAGCGGACATCGACGCTGGCTTCAAGCTCCCTCTTCTCATGAAGGAAGTACGGGAGCACGGGCTTGCGGGGATGGAGTTTGCGGCGGGGATACCGGGAACTTTGGGCGGTGCAATCGCGGGGAATGCAGGTGCGGGCGGTCATGGAGTTTGCGAGCTTCTTGACGAGGTTATAGCTGTAGAGCCGGACGGAAGCATAAGGATGTGGCACTCGAACGAGATAGCTTATTCCTACCGCAGGTGTTCGCTGGCCGGAGAAAAGCGCGTGATAGTTTCTGCCCGTATGACCTTCAGGAAAGCAACGCCGAAAGACGCTGACGTTCTGGAGAGCTATCTTCTCAGGCGCGGGACTCAGCCTCACGGCCTCCGCAACGCAGGCTGTACCTTCAAGAACCCCGACGGCAATTCCGCCGGAAAACTCCTCGACGAAGCAGGGTGCAAGGGCTTGCGTGCAGGCGATGCTGTTGTGTCGGACGTTCACGCGAACTTCATCCTGAACAGGGGACACGCAACCAGTTCGGACATCATGGAGCTGGTGAAGCAGTGCTCGCAGAGAGTGTTTGACAGCACGGGAATACGGCTTGAGCCTGAGATAAAGATACTTGACCCGTGTTTCAGCGTGTCGTGA
- the murC gene encoding UDP-N-acetylmuramate--L-alanine ligase, whose translation MMNNVQRVHLMGIGGAGMSALAKLLRADGLDVSGCDLCEPHYDLNGIPCMIGHSHTHITSLSPDALILSSAVHRDNEEVTFAQEHGLKIFSRAQALSSLFNKSYGIGIAGAHGKTTTTSMTGLIFLKAELDPTIYVGANVPDIGSNAVSGKGEHFIAELDESDGTFELFHPSIAVITNADWDHVDHYPTREAVIQAFTRFADGRKEGGTLVMCAEDEGASQVYELCSKTRGKIVRYGWGKGRDWGAYNIIHMNGGGISCSVAREGHFLGRLELTVSGEHNIMNALAAIASADICGIDFELSAAILKDFHGSERRMQVKGITSGDILVMDDYAHHPSEIHATIRAVRNIYPDRRLVVVYQPHRYSRTAKFAGYIAQSLGQADSAYVLPVFSAGEDEIEAGSSEEIIKLAPESVKPAEFAEIPALLKDALKPGDILLTMGAGDVYKLGEKFLTEN comes from the coding sequence ATGATGAATAACGTACAGCGCGTCCACCTTATGGGCATCGGCGGTGCTGGAATGAGCGCGCTCGCCAAGCTCTTGCGGGCTGACGGGCTAGATGTCTCCGGCTGTGATCTCTGCGAGCCGCATTACGACCTGAACGGCATTCCCTGTATGATCGGGCATTCTCACACTCACATCACCAGCCTCAGCCCTGACGCATTGATCCTCAGCTCAGCAGTCCACCGCGACAACGAAGAAGTAACTTTCGCACAAGAGCACGGCCTCAAGATATTCTCCCGCGCACAGGCTTTGAGCTCGCTGTTCAACAAGTCGTACGGCATCGGCATAGCCGGAGCTCACGGCAAGACCACAACAACATCAATGACCGGCCTAATCTTCTTGAAGGCTGAGCTTGACCCGACAATCTACGTCGGCGCGAACGTCCCGGACATCGGGAGCAACGCAGTTTCCGGCAAAGGAGAACACTTCATCGCGGAGCTCGACGAGTCCGACGGAACGTTTGAGCTCTTCCACCCGTCAATAGCAGTCATCACCAACGCGGACTGGGATCACGTCGACCATTACCCGACGCGCGAAGCAGTGATTCAGGCGTTCACGAGGTTTGCGGACGGACGCAAGGAAGGCGGGACGCTCGTGATGTGCGCTGAGGACGAAGGAGCATCGCAGGTCTACGAGCTCTGCAGCAAGACGCGCGGCAAGATAGTACGTTACGGCTGGGGGAAGGGCCGCGACTGGGGCGCGTACAACATTATTCACATGAACGGCGGAGGAATCTCCTGCAGTGTTGCACGTGAAGGACACTTCTTGGGGCGGCTTGAACTCACTGTGAGCGGAGAGCACAACATCATGAACGCACTCGCGGCAATAGCTTCGGCGGACATCTGCGGGATAGACTTCGAGCTGTCTGCGGCGATACTGAAGGACTTTCACGGTTCGGAACGCCGGATGCAGGTCAAGGGCATAACCAGCGGCGACATTCTCGTGATGGATGACTACGCTCACCACCCGTCGGAGATTCACGCGACGATACGTGCTGTGCGGAACATTTACCCTGACAGAAGGCTCGTAGTTGTGTACCAGCCGCACAGGTATTCGCGTACGGCGAAATTCGCGGGATACATTGCGCAGTCTCTCGGACAGGCTGACAGCGCGTACGTTCTGCCGGTGTTCTCGGCTGGTGAAGACGAGATAGAGGCGGGCAGCTCTGAGGAGATAATCAAGCTCGCTCCCGAAAGCGTAAAGCCTGCAGAATTTGCGGAAATTCCTGCACTGCTTAAGGACGCTCTGAAGCCCGGAGATATTCTGCTGACTATGGGAGCAGGGGATGTCTACAAGCTCGGCGAAAAGTTTTTGACGGAGAATTAA
- the mltG gene encoding endolytic transglycosylase MltG has product MQNNSRKRKKKSGRLSVIKGIFLIIITVAAVGSAFASYYLKRPSEFWEEIIPIPEGAKVSVSVENGMTAAQAARAFEIQGALLRGSPADLSKWMVKFGIDRRIKAGHYAVVPSDAWNLARQLRTVKPALLKAQIVPGLDVFAVIESLESQDRKITRKAFCEALLNNKNYPPKMADLLSALPEDEETRVAFLMPETYMLVDRNADELVNVSASAWWNHWGDFISEHKLTSRDVQEASIVAAMVEREVLHDAECRTVAGVIHNRLRRNMKLQIDATVVYAWRLKGRKLTRVLYKDLEIDSPYNTYKIPGLPPRPICVPGVEAWGAALDPEDNEYLYYVADKSGYHHFAKTSAEHQRNIKQVRSER; this is encoded by the coding sequence TTGCAGAATAATTCACGCAAACGCAAAAAGAAGAGCGGACGGCTCTCCGTCATCAAGGGAATCTTTCTCATAATCATAACCGTTGCGGCAGTGGGAAGTGCCTTTGCCTCATACTACCTCAAGAGGCCTTCAGAGTTCTGGGAAGAAATCATACCCATACCTGAGGGTGCAAAGGTCAGCGTCTCCGTCGAAAACGGAATGACCGCCGCTCAGGCCGCCCGTGCCTTCGAGATTCAGGGAGCACTGCTCAGAGGTTCTCCCGCCGACCTGTCAAAGTGGATGGTGAAATTCGGCATCGACAGAAGAATCAAGGCCGGACATTACGCGGTAGTTCCGTCTGACGCGTGGAACTTGGCCCGGCAGCTTCGGACGGTAAAGCCCGCTCTCCTCAAGGCGCAGATTGTGCCGGGACTTGATGTCTTCGCGGTGATAGAGTCCCTCGAGAGCCAGGACAGGAAAATTACCCGCAAAGCATTCTGTGAAGCACTGCTCAACAACAAAAACTATCCCCCGAAAATGGCAGACCTCCTCTCAGCCCTCCCTGAAGACGAAGAGACCCGTGTTGCTTTCCTCATGCCGGAAACATACATGCTCGTTGACCGCAACGCCGACGAACTCGTGAACGTCTCAGCCTCCGCGTGGTGGAATCACTGGGGAGACTTCATCAGCGAACACAAGCTGACCTCGCGTGACGTTCAGGAAGCCTCGATAGTCGCCGCAATGGTTGAGCGTGAAGTTCTGCATGACGCGGAGTGCCGTACAGTTGCCGGAGTTATACACAACAGGCTCCGCAGGAATATGAAGCTGCAGATTGATGCTACTGTAGTCTACGCGTGGAGGCTGAAGGGCAGGAAGCTCACGCGCGTGCTGTATAAGGACTTGGAGATTGATTCGCCGTACAACACCTACAAGATTCCCGGCCTTCCTCCGAGACCGATATGTGTTCCCGGCGTTGAGGCGTGGGGAGCTGCGCTTGACCCGGAAGACAACGAGTACCTGTACTACGTTGCGGACAAGAGCGGCTACCACCACTTCGCGAAGACCAGCGCGGAACACCAGCGCAACATCAAGCAGGTACGCTCTGAGCGTTGA
- a CDS encoding alanine--glyoxylate aminotransferase family protein, with protein sequence MEKYRIGLVPGPVTVPENIRAAWSSDYGSSDLEEEFFTLYRDNQSLTQQLLHTNSDIVITSGEAMSVLWAALKCTLRPGEKLLAVSSGLFGDGFCDMARSFGADAIVCVFQYDDVPNPQKVREYAKRFRPKVITAVHCETPSGTLTPCLEELGSIAHEYGALFVVDFVSSAGGAPLDVDACGIDIGLLGSQKVLSLTSSLSISSISPRAWEVIEDVNYQGYEAYSGWRNVPAVHYMPYSHDWHSMKALNISLNAIMSEGMNEVLTRHEKAAQLCRDMGRRIGLKLYPKREDICSPTVTAFCVPDGWSWPELDAAFRSKGLVVGGNYGELSGKVFRIGHMGSQARSELVEEGMNIIAEVLH encoded by the coding sequence ATGGAGAAGTACAGAATAGGACTCGTTCCAGGCCCGGTAACTGTCCCCGAAAACATCCGCGCGGCATGGAGCAGTGATTACGGCAGCTCAGACCTCGAGGAAGAGTTCTTCACTCTCTACAGGGACAACCAGTCTCTTACACAGCAATTGCTTCACACGAACAGCGACATCGTGATAACTTCCGGCGAAGCAATGTCCGTCCTCTGGGCGGCTCTCAAGTGCACCCTCAGACCCGGCGAAAAGCTGCTCGCAGTCTCGTCGGGACTCTTTGGCGACGGATTCTGCGACATGGCACGGAGCTTCGGTGCTGACGCTATCGTCTGCGTGTTCCAGTACGACGACGTGCCCAATCCCCAGAAGGTTCGCGAGTACGCAAAACGTTTCCGCCCGAAGGTCATCACCGCCGTTCACTGCGAGACACCGAGCGGGACGCTCACGCCCTGCCTCGAAGAACTGGGGAGCATTGCCCACGAGTACGGCGCGCTGTTCGTCGTGGACTTCGTCTCGAGCGCGGGAGGTGCTCCGCTCGACGTTGACGCGTGCGGGATAGACATCGGCCTTCTCGGAAGCCAGAAGGTTCTTTCCCTCACGTCATCCCTCTCAATCTCCAGCATATCGCCCCGTGCATGGGAAGTCATCGAGGACGTGAACTATCAGGGCTACGAGGCATATTCCGGGTGGCGCAACGTTCCCGCCGTTCACTACATGCCATACTCCCACGACTGGCACAGCATGAAGGCTCTTAATATCTCCCTCAACGCGATAATGTCAGAGGGAATGAACGAGGTATTAACGCGTCATGAGAAGGCTGCTCAGCTGTGCAGGGACATGGGCAGGCGCATCGGCCTCAAGCTCTACCCCAAGCGTGAAGACATCTGCTCGCCGACAGTTACGGCGTTCTGTGTGCCTGACGGGTGGTCTTGGCCGGAACTTGACGCGGCGTTCAGGAGCAAAGGGCTCGTTGTCGGAGGGAATTACGGTGAGCTGTCCGGCAAAGTCTTCCGCATCGGGCACATGGGTTCTCAGGCAAGGTCTGAACTCGTCGAGGAAGGCATGAATATTATCGCTGAGGTTCTGCACTAA